In Dolichospermum flos-aquae CCAP 1403/13F, the following proteins share a genomic window:
- a CDS encoding cytochrome b/b6 domain-containing protein — MNSPETPRKSPTQAIGAKIFHYCNFISLFIMITSGLQIYNANPVFGGRGGLYIFPLFTLGGWLAGGRHWHFAAMWLFSLNLFCYGIYIFVTQRWKNRFVSEKDIKALQKSQNHQRLNYAWHRIIYTAIIPILLLAIFTGIGMYKPAQFYWIVDIFGSWQALRIVHFAAVPTVVIFVWLHWKLGQKVGGNPLTKSIFL; from the coding sequence ATGAATTCTCCGGAAACACCACGTAAATCACCCACCCAAGCAATAGGGGCAAAAATTTTCCACTATTGTAATTTCATCAGCTTATTTATTATGATCACCAGTGGATTGCAAATTTATAATGCTAATCCTGTTTTTGGCGGCCGTGGTGGATTATATATTTTCCCCCTGTTTACTTTAGGTGGTTGGTTGGCTGGAGGTAGACATTGGCATTTTGCAGCCATGTGGCTATTTTCTCTGAATCTTTTCTGCTATGGAATTTATATTTTCGTTACCCAACGCTGGAAAAATAGATTTGTTAGCGAAAAAGATATCAAGGCATTACAAAAAAGTCAAAATCACCAACGTTTAAATTATGCTTGGCATCGAATTATTTATACAGCAATCATTCCTATTTTATTACTGGCAATATTTACAGGCATAGGAATGTACAAACCTGCTCAATTTTATTGGATAGTTGATATTTTTGGCAGTTGGCAAGCATTAAGAATTGTCCACTTTGCTGCTGTACCAACAGTGGTAATATTTGTCTGGCTTCATTGGAAGTTAGGGCAGAAGGTAGGGGGAAATCCCCTGACAAAATCTATATTTTTGTAA
- a CDS encoding molybdopterin-dependent oxidoreductase, translating to MNNHEFTRRRFLQLSGLSSMSLLLGGCGTPIFADLVGKLSAPLNQKFEELIFQPQKPVPEFLPNQIEPNKLIINSFKSTPVIDLAKYRLIVDGEVNHPLSLSMADIQALPLTSMIIRHVCVEGWAAIVQWGGIRLREIIALSQPKSSVKYAYFKSADGYYESWDIASALHPQTLLAYQKNGAALPVENGAPLRLASPIKLGYKQSKWVTRVTLTSELSTVKGYWEDLGYEWFAGL from the coding sequence ATGAATAATCATGAATTTACCCGAAGAAGGTTTTTACAACTTTCTGGTTTATCGAGTATGAGTTTATTACTTGGTGGTTGTGGTACACCTATATTTGCAGATTTAGTAGGGAAACTTTCTGCACCTCTCAATCAGAAATTTGAAGAATTAATATTTCAGCCTCAAAAGCCAGTTCCAGAATTTCTACCTAATCAAATTGAACCAAATAAGTTAATAATTAATAGTTTTAAATCTACACCAGTTATTGATCTAGCAAAATATCGTTTAATTGTAGATGGTGAAGTAAATCATCCGCTGAGTTTGAGTATGGCAGATATTCAAGCCTTACCCCTTACTTCTATGATTATTCGTCATGTTTGTGTAGAAGGCTGGGCGGCAATTGTGCAATGGGGTGGCATTCGTTTGCGGGAAATTATCGCCCTTTCTCAACCTAAATCCTCGGTTAAATATGCCTATTTTAAATCAGCAGATGGTTATTATGAAAGTTGGGATATAGCTTCAGCTTTACACCCACAAACCCTATTAGCTTATCAAAAAAATGGTGCAGCTTTGCCTGTGGAAAATGGTGCGCCTTTGCGGTTAGCTTCACCCATTAAACTTGGCTATAAACAAAGTAAATGGGTGACACGAGTTACTCTCACCAGTGAGTTATCAACTGTTAAAGGTTATTGGGAGGATTTGGGTTATGAATGGTTTGCAGGATTGTAA
- a CDS encoding CemA family protein, translated as MKKPSQPFTFLKTGIFPRSIGRTFKKIFSDISPNTDQEFIKKYQISRQRTTIAVKFLLLLIIVPLLTHQLSKRIFILPLVEKMRTENSHLIFLNQEMEKEAFDELKIFRAELKFKSLLDSEWKNSPENVESKIKEKALELAAKFRDKSANAISNIFADIIALITFALVIVFSAKDIISLQHFVDQIVYGLSDSAKAFLIILSTDVFVGFHSPHGWEIILEEFAEHLGLPASRNYIFMFIATFPVILDTIVKYWIFRYLSRLSPSALATLKEMND; from the coding sequence GTGAAAAAACCATCACAACCATTTACATTCTTAAAAACTGGCATATTTCCTAGATCAATCGGTAGAACTTTCAAAAAAATTTTTAGTGATATATCTCCGAATACAGATCAAGAATTTATTAAAAAATATCAAATATCCAGACAGCGGACAACTATAGCTGTCAAATTCTTATTACTGCTAATTATTGTTCCCCTTCTCACTCATCAACTATCTAAGCGGATATTTATCCTTCCCTTAGTAGAGAAGATGAGAACTGAAAACTCTCACCTGATTTTTCTCAATCAGGAAATGGAGAAAGAAGCTTTTGATGAATTAAAAATATTTAGAGCAGAATTAAAGTTTAAAAGTCTTCTGGATTCAGAATGGAAAAATTCCCCAGAAAATGTAGAATCCAAGATAAAAGAAAAAGCCCTAGAACTAGCAGCAAAATTTCGAGATAAAAGTGCTAACGCTATTAGTAATATATTTGCAGACATTATAGCATTAATTACCTTTGCATTAGTAATTGTTTTTAGTGCCAAAGATATTATTTCTCTTCAACACTTTGTAGATCAAATTGTTTATGGTTTAAGCGATAGTGCTAAAGCTTTTTTAATTATCTTATCTACAGATGTATTTGTAGGCTTTCACTCACCACATGGCTGGGAAATAATTCTGGAAGAATTTGCAGAACACTTAGGTTTACCCGCGAGTAGAAATTATATATTTATGTTTATTGCCACATTTCCTGTAATTTTAGACACTATAGTTAAATATTGGATATTCCGGTATCTTAGTCGTTTATCACCTTCAGCATTAGCTACCTTAAAAGAAATGAATGATTAA
- the nblS gene encoding two-component system sensor histidine kinase NblS, protein MLALFTNFRDEFASGASKALANWWSEFTLQTKLLAVATLMVSLVMSGLTFWAVNTIQQDARLNDTRFGRDLGLLLAANVAPLIADHNLTEVAQFSQRFFSATSSVRYMLYADETGQMFFGLPFWEPEVENSLTIKRHIQLPEDYPGNQNQPMVRQHNTPDGTVTDVFVPLIVDNKYLGVLAVGIDPNKTAVISTNFTRDVTIAVFITIWVMVILAGVINALTITKPIKELLVGVKQIAAGNFKQRIDIPLGGELGELIFSFNEMAERLERYEEQNIEELTAEKAKLETLVSTIADGAVLIDNNMQVILVNPTARRIFAWEGVDVVGSNILHHLPHSVQMEISRTLYEMAAGECESAEFRILLKQPTQRTIRIVLTTVLNLQRESIKGIAITVQDISREVELNEAKSQFISNISHELRTPLFNIKTYIETLHDYGEDLGIDERKEFLQTVNNETDRLTRLVNDVLDLSKLESGRSYTFDKVDLPQAIEQTLRTYQLNAKDKGIELCQELTHDLPFVLGNYDLLLQVFGNLIGNSLKFSLAGGKVVIRAYQLDANSHSQHHSGKVRIEISDTGIGIAPEDQQAIFDRFFRVENRVHTLEGTGLGLSIVRNIMDRHHSQVNLVSEVGIGTTFWFDLEIFAEEISSTGEIMPENLEVNKV, encoded by the coding sequence ATGCTGGCTCTTTTTACAAATTTCCGAGATGAATTCGCCTCTGGTGCATCAAAAGCACTCGCCAATTGGTGGTCAGAGTTTACCCTTCAGACCAAACTCCTAGCCGTCGCCACCCTCATGGTTTCCTTGGTCATGAGTGGTTTGACCTTCTGGGCTGTAAACACAATTCAGCAAGATGCACGTCTCAATGATACCCGCTTTGGTCGTGATTTAGGATTACTCCTGGCCGCAAATGTAGCCCCCCTAATTGCTGATCACAATTTAACTGAAGTTGCCCAATTTTCTCAACGTTTTTTCAGTGCCACTTCTAGCGTGCGTTATATGTTATACGCTGATGAAACTGGGCAAATGTTTTTTGGTCTTCCTTTTTGGGAACCAGAGGTAGAAAACTCCCTCACTATTAAGCGCCATATCCAACTACCAGAAGATTATCCTGGTAATCAAAATCAGCCAATGGTTAGGCAGCATAACACCCCCGATGGTACAGTTACCGATGTATTTGTGCCTTTAATAGTAGATAACAAATATTTAGGTGTGTTAGCAGTTGGTATTGACCCTAATAAAACCGCAGTCATATCCACTAATTTCACCCGTGATGTTACCATTGCCGTTTTTATCACAATTTGGGTTATGGTGATTTTAGCAGGAGTAATTAATGCTTTAACTATTACTAAACCTATTAAAGAATTACTAGTAGGTGTTAAACAAATTGCGGCTGGAAACTTTAAACAACGGATAGATATACCTCTAGGTGGTGAACTAGGAGAACTAATTTTCAGCTTTAATGAAATGGCAGAACGGCTAGAACGTTATGAAGAACAAAATATTGAAGAATTAACTGCCGAAAAAGCTAAATTAGAAACCTTAGTTTCCACCATTGCTGATGGTGCAGTCTTGATTGATAATAATATGCAAGTAATATTAGTCAATCCCACCGCCAGACGGATTTTTGCTTGGGAAGGAGTGGATGTGGTTGGTAGTAATATCCTGCATCACTTACCCCATAGTGTCCAAATGGAAATATCCCGGACTTTGTATGAAATGGCAGCAGGTGAATGTGAAAGTGCCGAATTTCGTATCCTCCTCAAACAACCTACTCAACGCACAATTCGCATTGTTTTAACCACAGTTCTCAACCTGCAACGAGAAAGTATTAAAGGCATAGCTATCACCGTCCAAGATATTAGCCGGGAGGTAGAACTAAATGAAGCAAAAAGCCAATTTATCAGCAACATTTCTCACGAATTACGTACACCTTTATTTAACATTAAAACCTATATTGAAACCCTACATGATTATGGTGAAGATCTAGGGATTGATGAACGCAAAGAATTTCTGCAAACAGTTAATAATGAAACTGATAGACTCACCCGTTTAGTTAATGACGTTTTAGATTTATCAAAACTTGAATCAGGTCGAAGTTACACCTTTGATAAAGTAGATTTACCACAAGCCATAGAACAGACATTACGGACTTATCAGCTTAATGCTAAAGATAAAGGTATTGAACTGTGCCAGGAACTGACTCATGATTTACCTTTTGTTCTAGGAAATTATGACTTGTTACTGCAAGTTTTTGGGAATTTAATTGGTAATTCTCTTAAATTCAGTCTAGCTGGTGGTAAGGTAGTTATCCGTGCTTATCAACTAGATGCTAATTCTCATTCTCAGCATCATTCTGGTAAAGTGAGAATTGAAATTAGTGATACAGGAATTGGTATCGCACCAGAAGATCAACAGGCAATTTTTGACCGATTCTTTCGTGTAGAAAATAGAGTTCATACTCTAGAAGGAACAGGTTTAGGTTTATCAATTGTCAGAAACATTATGGACAGACATCATAGTCAAGTTAATTTGGTGAGTGAAGTTGGTATTGGTACTACTTTTTGGTTTGATTTAGAAATATTTGCGGAAGAGATTTCATCAACTGGGGAAATTATGCCAGAAAACTTAGAAGTAAACAAAGTTTAA
- a CDS encoding zinc ribbon domain-containing protein has product MATISCPRCHQIIDSQAITCPQCRLLLKAYGHPGIPLHRAQGNDHLCDSCSYHFDHTCNFPQYPYAQDCTLYQNIEESELESQKQNSNYNLSTRVNNWIKRHQTLLLILTLLLVCLLITLFNS; this is encoded by the coding sequence TTGGCTACTATATCTTGTCCTCGTTGTCATCAAATTATTGATAGTCAAGCAATTACTTGTCCTCAGTGTCGGCTATTGCTGAAAGCTTATGGACATCCTGGTATTCCTTTGCACCGCGCTCAAGGAAATGATCATCTATGCGACAGTTGTAGCTATCATTTTGATCATACCTGTAACTTTCCTCAATATCCCTATGCTCAAGATTGTACTCTCTATCAAAATATAGAAGAAAGTGAATTAGAATCGCAAAAGCAAAATTCTAATTATAACTTGAGTACAAGGGTTAATAATTGGATAAAACGCCATCAAACTTTGTTATTAATACTAACTTTGTTATTAGTTTGTTTATTAATAACCTTGTTCAACTCTTGA